One part of the Tenacibaculum sp. 190130A14a genome encodes these proteins:
- a CDS encoding DUF3667 domain-containing protein: MIKKKSVVLYKDPNCLNCGYPFTKEEKFCPECGQKNKGSKITFVSFVKEVFNGFFSWDAKFWKTIIPLLISPGKVSKNYIEGKRVRYTNPFRFYLTVSILFFLVLGLINTYQNFTDLNNDTAPKQISFNEPTKDLTQQELDSINNAIKAGLNETLKGVDSTTKKQITKFIPQLDSTALKQGNNKNLNFNFGSSISRMKRFQYENPRIATQTALDSLKIEKTFFNKFLYTRVNVINSWENSNGKAFLKQLISYASVSLFILLPIFTLFIKFIYIRRKFTYVEHLVFVFHTQTVFFILLTIFLLIYNINHNENAWWVFSIAFLVYLYLAMKKFYNQGYIKTFIKYWFVNTVFITLAAIGVVVISFVAFLIS, translated from the coding sequence ATGATCAAAAAGAAAAGCGTAGTCCTTTACAAGGACCCAAACTGCTTAAATTGTGGATACCCGTTTACTAAAGAAGAAAAATTTTGCCCCGAATGCGGGCAAAAAAACAAAGGATCTAAAATTACCTTTGTAAGCTTTGTAAAAGAAGTTTTTAATGGCTTTTTCTCTTGGGATGCGAAATTTTGGAAAACCATTATCCCTTTATTAATTTCTCCTGGTAAAGTTTCTAAAAACTATATCGAAGGTAAACGCGTTAGATACACGAATCCTTTTCGATTTTACCTAACCGTTTCTATCTTGTTCTTTTTAGTTTTAGGACTCATAAACACCTATCAAAATTTCACTGACTTAAACAATGACACGGCTCCAAAACAAATTAGTTTTAACGAACCTACAAAAGACCTAACACAACAGGAACTGGATTCGATTAATAATGCTATTAAAGCTGGCTTAAACGAAACACTAAAAGGTGTTGACTCAACCACCAAAAAACAAATCACAAAATTTATACCTCAGCTTGACTCCACAGCTTTAAAACAAGGAAACAACAAAAATCTTAACTTTAATTTTGGATCTAGCATCTCAAGAATGAAGAGGTTTCAATATGAAAACCCACGCATAGCTACTCAAACTGCACTGGACAGTTTAAAGATTGAAAAAACCTTTTTTAACAAGTTTCTCTACACAAGGGTAAACGTAATTAACTCATGGGAAAATTCCAACGGAAAAGCCTTCTTAAAACAACTTATTTCTTATGCTTCTGTTTCGTTATTTATATTGCTCCCAATTTTCACTTTGTTTATTAAGTTTATTTATATCAGAAGAAAATTCACCTATGTTGAACACCTTGTTTTTGTATTTCATACCCAAACGGTATTCTTCATTTTATTAACCATTTTCTTACTCATCTACAACATAAATCACAATGAAAATGCTTGGTGGGTATTTAGTATCGCCTTTCTTGTATACCTTTATTTAGCAATGAAAAAATTTTACAACCAAGGCTATATTAAAACCTTTATAAAATATTGGTTTGTAAACACTGTTTTTATTACGCTAGCAGCTATAGGAGTTGTAGTAATTTCTTTTGTTGCTTTTTTAATTTCTTAA
- the apaG gene encoding Co2+/Mg2+ efflux protein ApaG produces the protein MAISTKIDSSSVGINLKNLYFYGMFQQITKGIKISVKTVYNGAMIRGHRKYFAFSYYIMIENKSKETVKLLERFWTIFDALNTTEFVEGEGVVGETPVLLPKDTYNYRSNCFLISSTGAMKGNYKMLNINTKEEFLVTIPTFQLTSTPTLN, from the coding sequence ATGGCTATTTCAACCAAAATCGATAGCTCTAGTGTTGGAATAAACCTAAAAAACCTTTATTTTTATGGTATGTTTCAACAAATAACTAAAGGCATAAAAATTTCTGTAAAGACCGTTTACAACGGAGCTATGATTCGTGGTCATCGCAAATACTTTGCTTTTAGCTATTATATTATGATTGAAAACAAGTCAAAGGAAACAGTAAAACTTTTAGAACGGTTTTGGACTATTTTTGATGCGTTAAACACTACAGAGTTTGTTGAAGGAGAAGGTGTTGTTGGTGAGACTCCCGTGTTATTACCTAAAGACACGTACAATTATAGGTCCAATTGTTTTCTAATCTCTTCAACAGGTGCTATGAAAGGAAATTATAAAATGTTAAACATAAATACTAAAGAAGAATTTTTGGTTACTATCCCAACTTTTCAACTAACTTCAACTCCCACTCTTAACTAA
- a CDS encoding DUF5103 domain-containing protein, which translates to MIKNFVYVLFWLSGVAFSQNIKTIQFKPKHAQNQYTPIVRLGQVLELSFDDLDADSKEYQYKIEHMTHDWKPSSLATNQYINGFEQIEIINVTNSFNTLQNYTHYSVDLPNQNTIITKSGNYLVSVIDEDYNVVFTRRCVFYEDLTTVGVAVYPSRNASTNNTQQTVQFTVNHNGLNINTPSQEINAVLFQNHNWNTVIKNIEPVFIKPNQLVYNHTVKTNFWGGNEFLNFDSKQIRNTNFNIGKTELQDIYHSYLFTDEPRVDKIYSYNPDINGQFVVRTVEGNDNNTEADYSMVHFSFDLFEPFENKDIYVYGAFNNYELTEENKMWYNPKTKLYEARILFKQGFYNYNYVTVDKNNILNTIELSGSFYQTENEYTAIIYYKPFGGIYDRVIGVGNGYFNQNR; encoded by the coding sequence ATGATTAAAAATTTTGTTTACGTATTATTTTGGCTTAGTGGAGTTGCTTTTTCGCAAAACATCAAAACAATTCAATTCAAACCAAAACACGCCCAAAACCAATACACACCTATTGTACGTTTAGGCCAAGTACTCGAATTGTCTTTTGATGACTTAGATGCTGACAGCAAAGAATATCAATATAAAATTGAGCACATGACTCATGATTGGAAACCAAGTAGTCTTGCTACCAATCAATATATTAATGGATTTGAGCAAATCGAAATCATCAATGTTACCAATTCTTTTAACACACTACAAAACTACACCCATTACAGTGTAGATCTTCCTAATCAGAATACCATTATTACCAAAAGTGGTAATTATCTTGTTTCTGTAATTGACGAAGATTACAATGTAGTTTTTACTCGTCGTTGTGTTTTTTATGAAGATTTAACAACTGTAGGAGTAGCTGTATACCCTAGCAGAAACGCAAGCACTAACAACACACAACAAACTGTTCAGTTTACAGTGAACCACAATGGTTTAAACATAAACACCCCTTCACAGGAAATCAATGCTGTACTTTTTCAAAACCATAACTGGAATACTGTCATTAAAAATATAGAGCCCGTTTTTATTAAACCAAACCAACTAGTATACAATCATACCGTAAAAACTAATTTTTGGGGTGGAAATGAATTTCTAAATTTTGACAGCAAGCAAATTCGAAATACCAATTTTAATATTGGAAAAACTGAATTGCAGGATATTTACCATTCTTATCTTTTTACAGATGAACCTAGGGTAGATAAAATATATTCCTACAACCCTGACATAAATGGACAATTTGTAGTAAGAACAGTGGAGGGCAATGACAACAATACAGAAGCTGATTACTCTATGGTTCATTTTTCATTTGATCTTTTTGAACCTTTTGAAAATAAAGACATTTACGTTTATGGTGCTTTTAACAATTACGAGCTTACAGAAGAAAACAAGATGTGGTACAACCCAAAAACTAAACTCTATGAAGCACGAATTTTATTCAAACAGGGATTTTATAACTACAATTATGTAACCGTTGACAAGAATAATATATTAAACACCATTGAGCTTAGTGGATCATTCTATCAAACTGAAAATGAATACACAGCCATTATCTACTACAAACCTTTTGGAGGCATTTATGATAGAGTAATTGGTGTTGGAAATGGCTATTTCAACCAAAATCGATAG